In Fundidesulfovibrio putealis DSM 16056, a genomic segment contains:
- a CDS encoding type I restriction endonuclease subunit R: protein MSDIGKSERVTQNRVIALFRDEMGYSNLGDWSDREGNTNVEEGLLTAHLKKCGYTSSQISRAIHLLRTEVNNPGRSLYGNNKAVYSLLRYGVPVKTEAGKPTETVHLINWEEPQKNDFAIAEEVTLKGNWERRPDIVLYVNGIAIGVLELKNSRTTIGDGIRQNLSNQRPEFNAWFFSTVQFVFAGSDSEGMRYGTVGTEEKYFLKWKEDEQDNTRYKLDKYLLKMCSKDRLIELMHDFVLFDGGWKKLPRVHQYFGIKAAQRHVRERKGGIIWHTQGSGKSIVMVLLAKWILENNPHARIAIITDRDELDKQIERVFMEAGEPIKRTSSGRELISQLGQATPRLLCSLVHKFGRKDVDDFDAFIKELEAQPSQTVGEVFVFVDECHRTQTGKLHQVMKAMMPNAVFIGFTGTPLLKKDKKTSLEVFGGYIHTYKFSEGVEDGVVLDLLYEARDIDQRLGSGFRIDMLFDAKTKFLNDWQKDELKKHWGTMEHVLSSKSRMARVVDDIEYDFSLKPRLSDHRGNAILVASSIYEACKYFKLFQASSFKDKCAVVTSYNPLVKDVTKEETGDNKDTDKKFVFNTYTELLKDVEAKPGMTKTETYEEWAKELFIKEPANMKLLVVVDKLLTGFDAPSCTYLYIDKSMQDHGLFQAICRTNRLDGEDKSFGYIVDYKDLFKKVENAIAVYTSELDHSAEGVSPEVLLHDRLKTGKERLDATLESIILLCEPVKPPKGELEHIHYFCGNTEIASDLKEHEPQRAALYKATVALIRAYANIADEMEPAGYTPVDVSRIKQQLDHFLKVRDVVRKASGEELDLKAYEADMRHLIDTYIEADMPRPISPFDNMGLLELIVKTGIAKAINERLAGMKGNKNAVAETIENNVRSKIIKGHLSDPDYYEKMSELLDEIIAARKAKAIEYEEYLKRIAALAKQVEAGQSEETPKTLDTPGRRALYNNLNQNEELALKLDQAIKDTRPDGWRGHLAKENIIKAALLPLLDGDKAEVERIFLIIKAQSEY, encoded by the coding sequence ATGAGCGACATCGGCAAATCCGAGCGTGTCACCCAGAACCGCGTCATCGCTCTGTTCCGCGATGAGATGGGTTACAGCAACCTTGGCGACTGGTCAGACCGTGAAGGCAACACCAACGTCGAGGAGGGTTTGCTTACCGCCCACCTGAAGAAGTGCGGCTACACCTCTTCCCAGATCAGCAGAGCCATTCACTTGCTCCGCACCGAGGTCAACAACCCCGGGCGCAGCCTCTACGGGAACAATAAGGCCGTCTACAGCCTGCTGCGCTACGGCGTGCCGGTAAAGACCGAAGCTGGCAAGCCCACTGAGACCGTCCATCTCATCAACTGGGAGGAGCCGCAAAAGAACGACTTCGCCATCGCGGAGGAGGTGACCCTCAAGGGCAACTGGGAGCGGCGTCCTGACATCGTGCTGTACGTGAACGGCATCGCCATTGGCGTGCTGGAGTTGAAGAACAGCCGCACCACCATCGGCGACGGCATTCGCCAGAATCTGTCCAACCAGCGTCCCGAGTTCAACGCGTGGTTTTTCAGCACGGTGCAGTTCGTCTTCGCGGGGAGCGACTCCGAGGGAATGCGATATGGCACCGTCGGCACAGAGGAGAAGTACTTCCTGAAGTGGAAGGAAGACGAACAGGACAACACCCGGTACAAGCTGGACAAGTACCTGCTGAAGATGTGCAGCAAGGACCGGCTGATCGAGCTGATGCACGACTTCGTGCTCTTCGACGGCGGCTGGAAGAAGCTGCCCCGCGTCCACCAGTATTTCGGGATCAAGGCCGCGCAACGCCATGTCCGCGAGCGCAAGGGCGGCATCATCTGGCACACTCAGGGCAGCGGTAAAAGCATCGTGATGGTGCTGCTAGCGAAATGGATTCTGGAGAACAATCCGCACGCCCGAATCGCTATCATCACTGACCGCGATGAGCTGGACAAGCAGATCGAGCGCGTCTTCATGGAAGCGGGAGAGCCGATCAAACGTACCAGCAGCGGACGAGAGTTGATCAGCCAGCTCGGACAGGCCACCCCGCGTCTCTTGTGCTCCCTGGTCCACAAGTTTGGGCGCAAGGACGTGGACGACTTCGATGCCTTCATCAAGGAACTGGAAGCCCAGCCCAGTCAGACTGTGGGCGAGGTGTTCGTCTTCGTGGACGAGTGCCACCGCACGCAGACCGGCAAGCTGCACCAGGTGATGAAGGCCATGATGCCAAACGCCGTATTTATCGGCTTTACGGGCACGCCGCTCCTGAAGAAGGACAAGAAGACCAGCCTGGAAGTGTTTGGCGGTTACATCCATACCTACAAGTTCAGCGAGGGCGTCGAGGACGGGGTAGTGCTGGACCTGCTTTACGAGGCGCGGGACATCGACCAGCGCCTTGGTTCGGGGTTCAGGATCGACATGCTGTTCGACGCCAAAACAAAATTTCTCAATGACTGGCAGAAGGACGAGCTTAAGAAGCACTGGGGCACGATGGAGCATGTGCTTTCGTCAAAGTCCCGGATGGCAAGGGTGGTGGACGACATAGAGTACGACTTCAGCCTGAAGCCCCGCCTATCCGATCATCGCGGCAACGCCATCCTCGTGGCTTCGAGCATTTACGAGGCGTGCAAGTATTTCAAGCTATTCCAGGCCTCATCTTTCAAGGACAAATGCGCGGTGGTGACCTCCTACAACCCGCTGGTGAAAGATGTGACCAAGGAGGAGACTGGGGACAACAAAGATACCGACAAGAAATTCGTCTTTAATACCTACACAGAGCTGCTCAAGGATGTCGAAGCCAAGCCGGGCATGACCAAGACAGAGACCTACGAGGAGTGGGCCAAGGAACTGTTCATCAAGGAACCGGCGAACATGAAGCTGCTGGTGGTGGTGGACAAACTGCTCACCGGATTCGACGCGCCGTCCTGCACCTATCTCTACATCGACAAATCCATGCAGGATCACGGCCTGTTCCAGGCCATCTGCCGCACGAACCGGCTGGACGGCGAGGACAAGAGCTTCGGCTACATCGTGGACTACAAGGACCTGTTCAAGAAGGTCGAAAACGCCATCGCGGTCTACACCTCCGAACTGGATCATAGTGCGGAAGGGGTCAGTCCCGAAGTGCTTCTGCACGATCGCCTCAAGACGGGGAAAGAACGGCTCGATGCCACCCTGGAATCCATCATCCTGCTCTGCGAACCGGTCAAGCCGCCGAAAGGGGAGCTGGAGCATATCCACTATTTCTGCGGTAACACCGAGATCGCATCGGACTTGAAGGAACATGAGCCACAACGTGCCGCGCTCTACAAGGCCACGGTGGCGCTGATCCGCGCCTACGCCAACATCGCCGATGAGATGGAACCCGCAGGGTACACGCCAGTCGACGTCAGCCGCATCAAGCAGCAACTGGATCACTTCCTGAAAGTCCGGGATGTTGTGCGAAAGGCCAGTGGGGAAGAGCTTGACCTGAAGGCTTACGAGGCGGACATGCGGCACTTGATCGACACCTACATCGAAGCCGACATGCCGAGGCCGATTTCCCCCTTCGACAACATGGGCCTGCTGGAACTGATCGTGAAGACCGGCATCGCTAAGGCCATCAATGAGCGTCTCGCCGGGATGAAGGGCAACAAGAATGCCGTGGCCGAGACCATCGAGAACAACGTCCGCAGCAAGATCATCAAGGGGCATCTGAGCGACCCGGACTACTACGAAAAGATGTCCGAGCTGCTGGACGAAATCATCGCCGCGCGCAAGGCGAAGGCCATCGAATACGAGGAGTACCTGAAACGTATCGCCGCGCTGGCAAAGCAGGTCGAGGCCGGGCAATCGGAAGAGACGCCGAAGACGCTGGACACGCCGGGTAGGCGGGCGCTGTACAACAACCTGAATCAGAATGAGGAGCTGGCCCTGAAGTTGGACCAAGCGATTAAGGATACGCGCCCCGATGGCTGGCGGGGACACCTCGCCAAGGAGAACATCATCAAGGCGGCGCTGCTGCCACTCTTGGATGGCGACAAGGCAGAGGTGGAGCGCATATTCCTCATCATCAAGGCGCAGAGCGAATATTGA
- a CDS encoding restriction endonuclease subunit S has protein sequence MDVKPGYKQTEVGVIPEDWELSQLGNNLREPIRNGYSPVCSSQPTGVWILSLSAVSPNGLNPSGVKHAPANDPRVLQNLLVVDDVVVSRSNTPDRVGLAGVYRGEPTPCAYPDLLMRIRLGDSLNPEYLLFCLLSSPGRRYFSDNARGSSNSMVKIDRTILESFPIPLPPTKAEQEAIAAALSDADALIESLEQLIAKKRNIKQGAMQELLTGSKRLLGFCGEWKVKRIAEIASPKCEKNSLGEQLTVLTCSKHLGFVDSLGYFKNQVFSRDTSGYKIIKRGEIGYPANHVEEGSIGLQSFYDRALVSPIYVVFSVNEEVDSYFLHRLLKLECYRQKFETATCSSVDRRGSLRWPAFSEITVSLPPLAEQTAISAILSDMDAELSTLESKLSKARQIKQGMMQELLTGRVRLI, from the coding sequence ATGGACGTGAAGCCCGGCTACAAGCAGACAGAGGTAGGGGTGATCCCGGAGGACTGGGAGTTATCCCAACTCGGTAACAACCTCCGCGAACCCATCAGAAATGGTTACAGCCCTGTGTGCTCCTCCCAGCCGACAGGGGTATGGATACTATCTTTGTCTGCCGTATCACCCAATGGGCTTAACCCTTCGGGGGTAAAGCACGCTCCGGCCAACGACCCACGTGTTTTGCAGAACCTGCTAGTCGTCGATGATGTCGTTGTTAGCAGGTCGAATACACCTGATCGCGTCGGATTGGCGGGCGTTTATCGAGGGGAACCGACCCCCTGTGCATATCCTGATCTTCTTATGAGGATAAGACTGGGGGACTCATTAAATCCCGAGTATCTCTTGTTCTGCCTTTTGTCGTCCCCTGGGAGGCGATATTTTTCCGATAATGCTCGTGGTTCCAGCAACTCGATGGTTAAGATTGATCGAACGATTCTTGAATCATTTCCAATTCCCCTCCCCCCCACCAAGGCAGAGCAAGAAGCCATCGCCGCCGCACTCTCCGATGCGGACGCCCTCATCGAATCCCTGGAGCAACTCATCGCCAAGAAACGCAACATCAAGCAGGGGGCGATGCAGGAGTTGCTTACCGGCAGCAAGCGGTTGCTGGGATTCTGTGGGGAGTGGAAAGTCAAACGAATTGCAGAAATTGCTTCGCCAAAATGCGAAAAAAACAGTTTGGGTGAGCAACTGACCGTCTTGACCTGCTCAAAGCACCTTGGCTTCGTCGATTCGCTAGGCTACTTCAAGAACCAAGTATTTAGCAGAGACACCAGTGGCTACAAAATCATCAAGAGAGGAGAGATTGGCTACCCAGCGAACCATGTCGAGGAAGGGTCAATTGGACTTCAGAGCTTCTACGACAGGGCACTCGTCAGCCCAATTTATGTTGTATTCTCAGTAAACGAAGAGGTCGATAGTTATTTTTTGCATAGGCTGTTAAAATTAGAATGTTATCGTCAGAAGTTCGAAACTGCGACATGCTCTTCTGTAGATCGTAGAGGCAGCTTAAGATGGCCTGCTTTCTCGGAAATTACAGTAAGCCTTCCTCCCCTCGCCGAACAAACCGCCATCTCTGCAATCCTCTCCGACATGGACGCCGAACTCTCCACTCTGGAGTCAAAGCTATCCAAGGCCCGCCAGATCAAGCAAGGCATGATGCAGGAACTTCTTACTGGGAGGGTCCGACTCATATGA
- a CDS encoding type I restriction-modification system subunit M, with translation MALKKSELYSSLWQSCDELRGGMDASQYKDYVLVLLFIKYVSDKYADLSYAPITIPAGASFADMVALKGKSDIGDQINKKIIAPLADANKLSDMPDFDDATKLGTGKEKVERLTNLIAIFENKALDFSKNRADGDDILGDAYEYLMRHFATESGKSKGQFYTPAEVSRVMAKIIGIREAQTTKSTTVYDPTCGSGSLLLKVADEATTKVTPYGQEKDAATSGLARMNMILHDNPDAEIVQGNTLAAPRFKEGGTLKTFDFVVANPPFSDKRWSTGIDPLHDPYDRFQPFGTPPAKQGDYAYLLHIIRSLKSTGKGACILPHGVLFRGNAEADIRRALIRKGYIKGIIGLPANLFYGTGIPACIVVVDKLDAHARKGVFMIDASSGFMKDGPKNRLRDQDIHKIVDVFNKCIEVPRYSRMVPVEEIEKNEFNLNLPRYIDSQQAEDLQDIEGHLKGGIPVADVDALQRYWDVCPQLKQALFKDNRPGYLDLAVDKAVIKSAIYEHPQFADFITGMNAHFDAWRQKSAATLKQLQVGCHPKDVITALAEDLLVHYTGKPLIDPYDVYQHLMNYWAETMQDDCYLIASDGWKAETSRIIVKNKQGKEKDKGWTCDLVPKGLVVARYFAKEQEAIDQLAADLEAVSASMAELEEEHGGDGGALNGVASKVDAVSSLKEAMLSAWEVVMPDTFRSYSDAQKKHDEIQEVFAELCRDIRIKSLAGARGKPTKSKINARIKNTNDIEERALLQEYNNAFATQQELKQLVDAIFESSMSCMMDKLQHEPIHEELIDPQVLNAFIELTEQIHANKQALKDAKAELDALAYAKYPRLTEADVQTLVVDDKWLAALDGAIHGEMDRVSQSLTQRVKELAERYEAPLPEMVSRVAELEERVNKHLERMGFSWT, from the coding sequence ATGGCCCTCAAGAAGTCCGAACTTTACTCGTCCCTCTGGCAATCCTGCGACGAACTTCGCGGCGGCATGGATGCCAGTCAGTACAAGGATTACGTCCTCGTCCTGCTTTTCATCAAGTATGTCAGCGACAAATACGCCGACCTGTCGTATGCGCCGATCACCATCCCGGCGGGAGCCAGCTTCGCGGACATGGTGGCGCTCAAGGGCAAGTCAGACATTGGCGACCAGATCAACAAGAAGATCATCGCCCCCCTGGCTGACGCCAACAAGCTCTCTGACATGCCGGACTTCGACGACGCCACAAAGCTCGGAACCGGCAAGGAGAAGGTGGAGCGGCTTACCAACCTCATCGCCATCTTCGAGAACAAGGCCCTCGACTTCTCAAAGAACCGGGCAGACGGCGACGACATTCTCGGGGATGCCTACGAATACCTGATGCGCCACTTCGCCACGGAGAGCGGTAAGAGCAAGGGCCAGTTCTACACCCCTGCTGAAGTCAGCCGCGTCATGGCGAAGATCATCGGCATCCGCGAAGCTCAGACAACCAAGAGCACAACTGTCTATGATCCCACCTGCGGGTCCGGGTCCTTATTGTTGAAGGTGGCAGACGAGGCTACCACCAAGGTTACGCCCTACGGGCAGGAGAAGGATGCGGCCACGAGTGGCCTCGCTCGTATGAACATGATCCTGCACGACAACCCCGATGCTGAAATTGTCCAGGGAAACACCCTGGCAGCCCCCCGATTCAAGGAGGGAGGCACGCTCAAGACCTTCGACTTCGTGGTCGCCAACCCGCCCTTCAGCGACAAGCGCTGGAGCACCGGCATTGACCCGCTGCACGATCCCTACGACCGTTTCCAACCGTTCGGCACGCCTCCTGCCAAGCAGGGCGACTACGCCTACCTGCTGCACATCATCCGCTCGCTCAAAAGCACGGGCAAGGGCGCGTGCATCCTGCCGCACGGCGTCCTGTTCCGGGGCAACGCAGAAGCCGACATTCGCCGGGCGCTCATCCGAAAGGGCTACATAAAGGGCATCATCGGCCTCCCCGCGAACCTCTTTTACGGCACGGGCATCCCGGCCTGCATCGTGGTGGTGGACAAGCTGGACGCCCATGCCCGCAAGGGTGTCTTCATGATCGACGCCAGCTCTGGCTTCATGAAGGATGGCCCCAAGAACCGTTTGCGCGACCAGGACATCCACAAGATCGTGGACGTCTTCAACAAGTGCATCGAGGTCCCCAGATACTCTCGCATGGTGCCAGTGGAGGAGATCGAGAAGAACGAGTTCAACCTCAACCTGCCGCGCTACATCGACAGCCAGCAGGCCGAGGACCTCCAGGACATCGAGGGGCACTTGAAGGGCGGCATCCCGGTTGCCGACGTGGACGCCCTCCAGCGTTACTGGGACGTCTGCCCGCAGCTCAAGCAGGCCCTGTTCAAGGACAACCGCCCCGGCTACCTGGACCTCGCCGTGGACAAGGCCGTCATCAAATCGGCCATCTACGAGCATCCCCAGTTTGCCGACTTCATCACCGGCATGAACGCCCACTTCGACGCATGGAGGCAGAAGAGCGCCGCAACGCTCAAACAGTTGCAGGTTGGCTGCCATCCCAAGGACGTTATCACCGCGCTGGCCGAGGACCTGCTTGTCCACTATACCGGCAAGCCCCTCATCGACCCCTACGACGTCTACCAGCACCTGATGAACTACTGGGCCGAGACCATGCAGGATGACTGCTACCTCATCGCTTCCGACGGGTGGAAGGCCGAGACCAGCCGCATCATCGTGAAGAACAAGCAGGGCAAGGAGAAGGACAAAGGGTGGACCTGCGACCTTGTGCCCAAGGGTCTGGTCGTGGCCCGCTATTTCGCCAAGGAGCAGGAGGCCATTGACCAACTCGCAGCCGACCTGGAGGCTGTCAGCGCCAGCATGGCCGAGCTGGAAGAGGAGCACGGGGGCGATGGTGGGGCACTCAATGGAGTTGCAAGTAAAGTCGATGCTGTTTCCTCCCTCAAAGAAGCAATGTTGAGCGCTTGGGAAGTTGTGATGCCTGATACGTTCAGGAGCTATTCGGATGCACAGAAGAAGCATGACGAGATTCAAGAAGTTTTTGCTGAATTATGTAGAGATATCCGCATTAAATCTCTTGCAGGAGCAAGAGGAAAGCCCACAAAGTCAAAAATTAATGCCAGGATAAAGAATACAAATGACATCGAAGAACGCGCGCTACTACAAGAGTATAATAATGCGTTTGCAACACAACAAGAATTAAAGCAGCTCGTCGACGCTATTTTTGAGTCATCCATGAGTTGTATGATGGACAAGCTCCAGCATGAGCCTATCCATGAAGAACTTATTGACCCTCAGGTGCTTAACGCGTTCATTGAATTGACCGAACAAATCCATGCAAATAAGCAAGCGCTAAAGGATGCTAAAGCTGAACTCGATGCCCTAGCCTACGCGAAATATCCCAGGCTCACCGAGGCCGACGTCCAGACGCTGGTGGTGGACGACAAATGGCTTGCCGCGCTGGACGGAGCCATCCATGGCGAGATGGACCGGGTGAGTCAGTCGCTCACCCAGCGGGTGAAGGAATTGGCGGAACGGTACGAAGCTCCGCTGCCAGAGATGGTCAGCCGCGTGGCTGAACTGGAAGAGAGGGTAAACAAGCACCTGGAGAGGATGGGTTTCTCATGGACGTGA
- a CDS encoding Y-family DNA polymerase, whose product MPVFALVDCNNFYVSCERVFAPHLNGRPVVVLTNNDGCIIARSPEAKALGFKMAEPEFQARARLKRHGVAVFSSNYALYGDLSARVMATLSMFTPDMEIYSIDEAFLNLAGLQENVRGYAAHIRVTVRKWTGIPVSIGVGPTKTLAKTANKLAKKRPEFEGVLDLMHRPDKDALLASLDVEDVWGIGHRHARRLKERGVMTALDFMGLSREWVQKKMTVAGLHTWLELHGVPCIAMQHAEAPKKTIVSSRSFGRPVTTLEEMEQAMTRHASRAAEKLRAQGGQANSILVFIQTNTFIEGEPQYCQATSMALVPPTSHTAEIVRRGGEALKRIFRAGFRYKKVGVMLSGIEYEGTAQLSLLREPDERGKQLMGVLDRVNTKWGRETLFVASTGTERKWNMRQDYRSPRFTTVWGEIPSVTIS is encoded by the coding sequence ATGCCCGTGTTTGCCCTGGTGGACTGCAACAACTTCTACGTCTCGTGCGAGCGGGTGTTCGCCCCGCACCTGAACGGTCGCCCGGTGGTAGTGCTGACCAACAACGACGGCTGTATCATTGCACGTTCCCCGGAGGCCAAGGCTCTGGGCTTTAAGATGGCCGAACCTGAGTTCCAGGCGCGGGCGCGGCTCAAGCGCCACGGCGTGGCCGTGTTTTCCTCCAACTACGCCCTGTACGGAGACCTCTCCGCACGGGTGATGGCGACGCTGTCCATGTTCACGCCGGACATGGAAATATACTCCATCGACGAGGCCTTCCTGAATTTGGCCGGGCTCCAGGAGAACGTGCGCGGGTATGCCGCGCATATCCGCGTAACCGTGCGCAAGTGGACGGGCATCCCGGTGTCCATCGGCGTCGGGCCGACCAAGACCCTGGCTAAGACCGCTAACAAGCTGGCTAAGAAGCGCCCGGAGTTCGAGGGCGTGCTGGATCTGATGCATCGGCCTGACAAGGACGCGCTCCTGGCATCGCTGGACGTGGAGGACGTCTGGGGCATCGGGCATCGCCACGCCAGGCGGTTGAAGGAGCGCGGCGTCATGACGGCCTTGGATTTCATGGGGCTGTCGCGCGAATGGGTGCAGAAGAAGATGACGGTGGCCGGACTGCACACCTGGTTGGAGCTGCACGGCGTGCCCTGTATCGCCATGCAGCATGCGGAAGCGCCCAAGAAGACCATCGTGTCCTCACGGTCGTTTGGCAGGCCTGTCACGACGCTGGAGGAGATGGAACAGGCCATGACCCGGCACGCCAGCCGCGCCGCCGAGAAGCTGCGCGCTCAGGGCGGGCAGGCCAACAGCATCCTGGTGTTCATCCAGACCAACACCTTCATTGAGGGGGAGCCGCAGTACTGCCAGGCAACGAGCATGGCGCTGGTGCCCCCCACGTCGCATACGGCTGAGATCGTGCGCCGTGGCGGCGAGGCGCTGAAGCGGATCTTCCGGGCAGGCTTCCGCTATAAGAAGGTGGGGGTGATGCTTTCAGGCATCGAGTACGAGGGGACGGCCCAGTTGTCGCTGCTACGCGAGCCGGACGAGCGGGGCAAGCAACTGATGGGGGTGCTGGACAGGGTGAACACCAAATGGGGCCGGGAAACGCTGTTTGTGGCGTCTACCGGCACGGAGAGAAAGTGGAACATGCGGCAGGATTACAGGTCGCCGAGGTTTACGACGGTTTGGGGGGAGATTCCTAGCGTGACAATCAGCTGA
- a CDS encoding LexA family protein: MSSLQHHPSFQVLRCESGKPLELPLLLSLIPAGFPSPAEDYIDQHLDLNDHLVSHPAATFFVRVVGESMAGDNIQPGDILVVDRALDAVNGRIVIAVVDGDFTVKRLRRKNGRIFLEPANHAFKSVEITPETDFAVWGVVTFIIHKA, translated from the coding sequence ATGAGCTCCCTGCAACATCATCCGAGTTTCCAGGTCCTGAGATGTGAGTCCGGCAAGCCGCTGGAGCTGCCGCTGCTACTCTCGCTGATCCCGGCGGGCTTTCCGTCGCCTGCCGAGGACTACATCGACCAGCATCTGGACCTTAACGACCACCTGGTGTCCCACCCGGCTGCGACCTTCTTCGTCCGGGTGGTAGGCGAATCCATGGCCGGAGACAACATCCAGCCGGGGGACATCCTGGTGGTGGACCGCGCCCTGGACGCGGTCAACGGCAGGATCGTCATAGCAGTTGTGGATGGGGATTTCACCGTCAAACGGTTGCGCCGCAAGAACGGGCGCATATTCCTTGAGCCCGCCAACCATGCCTTCAAGTCCGTTGAGATCACCCCGGAGACGGATTTCGCGGTGTGGGGAGTGGTAACCTTCATCATTCACAAGGCCTGA
- a CDS encoding SOS response-associated peptidase, whose protein sequence is MCGRFALGIPRKRLQERFELAEVPQAPARYNIAPGQLVEAVVQTPERREMRLLKWGLIPSWAKDKSIGYKMINARAETVAEKPSFKTAMRRRRCLIPAQGFYEWHDENGHRQPWFITSRNPEDVLALAGIWEHYESQEGEIIESVAIITCQANELVSPLHDRMPVIVVPKDDARWLDPKQSDPAQVADILTSRPWPGMLAYRVSTRVNSPKNDDSGLIEMMSGQQDDVPEN, encoded by the coding sequence ATGTGCGGACGATTCGCGCTGGGCATACCGCGTAAGCGCCTGCAGGAGCGCTTCGAGCTGGCCGAAGTGCCGCAGGCCCCGGCCCGCTACAACATCGCGCCCGGCCAGCTGGTGGAGGCTGTCGTGCAGACTCCCGAGCGCAGGGAGATGCGCCTGCTGAAGTGGGGGCTGATTCCTTCCTGGGCTAAGGACAAGTCCATCGGCTACAAGATGATCAACGCCCGAGCGGAGACCGTGGCGGAGAAGCCATCCTTCAAGACTGCCATGCGGCGCAGACGCTGCCTGATCCCGGCTCAGGGATTCTACGAATGGCACGACGAGAACGGCCACCGCCAGCCCTGGTTCATCACCTCCCGCAACCCGGAGGATGTCCTGGCCCTGGCCGGGATTTGGGAACACTATGAGAGCCAAGAAGGAGAGATCATCGAAAGCGTGGCTATCATCACCTGCCAAGCCAACGAGCTGGTCTCGCCGCTGCACGACCGCATGCCTGTGATCGTCGTCCCGAAGGACGATGCCCGCTGGCTGGACCCGAAACAAAGCGACCCAGCCCAGGTGGCGGACATCCTGACCAGCCGTCCCTGGCCGGGCATGCTGGCGTATCGTGTGAGCACTAGGGTAAATTCACCGAAGAACGACGATTCGGGATTAATCGAGATGATGTCAGGCCAGCAGGATGATGTACCGGAAAACTGA
- a CDS encoding CBS domain-containing protein, with translation MYVGLKMLKDFVTVTPKTPVAKVQDLLEKQALGMLLVTEGDKAVGYVRKADVSAALPSVMSTLEKHEALYLLSRLTVDKIMHRDIVTVHPEMEIEAAAEMMYQKKLSGLAVVDSTGKLVGYINRTVMLDFLIEEMGFRQGGSRIFFEVEDKRGVLHAIAGVIKDKGVSIISTATFPLGGKRQLVIRLATDDPSEIIAELEAQGYRMNTPDDFSGEWAR, from the coding sequence ATGTACGTCGGTCTGAAAATGCTGAAAGACTTTGTCACGGTCACTCCGAAGACGCCCGTGGCGAAAGTGCAGGATCTGCTCGAAAAGCAGGCGTTGGGCATGCTTCTGGTAACCGAAGGCGACAAGGCCGTGGGCTATGTGCGCAAGGCGGACGTGTCCGCCGCCCTGCCCTCGGTGATGTCCACCCTGGAGAAGCACGAGGCCCTGTATCTGCTCTCCAGGCTGACCGTTGACAAGATCATGCACCGCGACATCGTCACCGTGCACCCGGAGATGGAGATCGAGGCCGCCGCCGAGATGATGTACCAGAAGAAGCTCTCCGGGCTTGCCGTGGTGGATTCCACCGGAAAACTCGTCGGCTACATCAACCGAACGGTCATGCTCGATTTCCTGATAGAGGAGATGGGCTTTCGCCAGGGCGGTTCGCGAATATTCTTCGAGGTGGAGGACAAACGCGGCGTGCTCCACGCCATCGCGGGCGTCATCAAGGACAAGGGCGTCTCCATCATCTCCACGGCGACCTTCCCCTTGGGCGGCAAGCGTCAACTGGTCATTCGCCTGGCCACGGACGATCCCTCCGAGATCATCGCCGAACTGGAGGCCCAGGGCTATCGCATGAACACCCCGGATGATTTTTCCGGAGAGTGGGCACGCTGA
- a CDS encoding ABC transporter ATP-binding protein: MTLLDVSDVTLTFKGIAALVSVCFQVEEGQIVSLIGPNGAGKTSMLNCISGRYHPEAGSITLAGSELLKVPTHRRTSMGLSRTFQNIALFRGLSVLDNLMVGRHAQLKYGLLSSILYFGAARRAEDAHRRRVEEIIDFLNLSPYRHQPAGLLPYGLQKRVELGRALAAEPRLLLLDEPMAGMNLEETEDMARFVLDINEEWGLTVLLVEHDMGVVMNISHQVVVLDFGQVLAQGAPEAVQADPKVLAAYLGSEDATFLGR, translated from the coding sequence ATGACCCTGCTGGACGTTTCTGACGTCACCCTGACCTTCAAGGGCATCGCCGCGCTGGTGAGCGTCTGCTTCCAGGTGGAGGAGGGGCAGATCGTCTCGCTCATCGGCCCCAACGGGGCGGGCAAGACCAGCATGCTCAACTGCATCTCCGGGCGCTACCACCCGGAGGCTGGCTCCATCACCTTGGCCGGAAGCGAGCTCCTCAAGGTCCCGACCCATCGGCGCACCTCCATGGGGCTCTCGCGCACCTTCCAGAACATCGCCCTGTTCCGGGGCCTCTCAGTGCTGGACAACCTCATGGTGGGCCGCCACGCGCAGCTGAAATACGGCCTTTTGTCCTCCATCCTCTACTTCGGCGCGGCCCGCCGGGCTGAGGACGCCCACCGACGCAGGGTGGAAGAGATCATCGACTTTCTGAACCTCTCCCCCTACCGCCACCAGCCCGCCGGGCTTCTGCCCTACGGCCTGCAGAAGCGCGTGGAGCTAGGGCGTGCGCTGGCGGCCGAGCCCCGGCTTCTGCTGCTCGACGAGCCAATGGCCGGGATGAACCTGGAGGAGACCGAGGACATGGCCCGCTTCGTCCTGGACATCAACGAGGAGTGGGGCCTGACCGTGCTCCTGGTGGAGCACGACATGGGCGTGGTCATGAACATTTCGCATCAGGTGGTGGTGCTGGACTTCGGGCAGGTGCTGGCCCAGGGCGCGCCGGAGGCCGTGCAGGCCGACCCCAAGGTGCTGGCCGCATACCTGGGAAGCGAAGACGCGACCTTCCTGGGCAGGTGA